GCACTGACCTTGAGAAAATTATTGAAAGCATTTAGGAGAGTGTTGTCAACATCTGTTAGACATTCAAGCTTTAAGCCCTGGTTAGTCAAAGCTGCCATCTATATTAACAGCATGCAATACGAGGTCGCCAGTTCACATCAGATATTCCATTTGCTCAGTTGTGCCAAACCGTCTGTTCATGTCAGAGAGTGTCTCAGTAATGTAATAAAGTCTGTGGTGCAATTGTGTAAATAATCAAATAATGGCTTACTTGAATGATGAACCAGGCTGAGTCCTATGGGATGATTAAAGTATTTCTGATTCTAGCAACTGCTTTAATGTGTGTTAAAGTCATTGGAGATAACAGAACATAAGCCCTTCCATTTGCCacatatgtctcaaatgtgcagttgttAAAGAAACGCGTGGTACAGCACATATTCAAAAATATGAAAAATCAAATAGACAGTAGTTTAAAGAAAGTGGCAGAATTGAAGTGCTTATCTAGCAAATCCCACTTCCTTGTGGCTCTTCAGTAGTGGAGCAGCCTTACTGATTAACTCAACAGGTCTGAATGTGCTGTGACTCTACAGCATTTACTTACTGAACCTAAACCTTCGCGAAAGACCAGAGGAGTTACTAATTAAAGTCATGCAGCTCTGGATTGAGACAGGGCCATTTTCTTTGGAGCACATTTGACAGTGTTATAATTTAAAAGCTGGACATTTGAAAATGTTGCTGGAGTAGCATGAAGGTGAAATTCACTACAGTATAAGCTGTTTCATAAAGATCACATTTCTACAGCACCGAGGCAGTCCTCTCTCCACCTTCCCATCAGGCTGACAGCTCTTAAACTAGCATCCCCCTATAGTTACAATTCCAGACACTTTACTGAAATCTAGGTCTCTAATTCCAAAGCAAGCTTCATGAGCTTGGCAACATAGATCACAAAGCAgaagtttacaaaaatatatattttgttctacaaataaataaacagacgtTATTCACATTAGTTTCAGGACCATGGACAGAGGTTTCAGATGAAATTACATTAATCACCGAGGCAGATTTCAAGATTTAATGAAACCAAACTCgtttaaagtatattttaattttaagtaatgtttttttttctgaaagaaataAGCTATGGTGCATTTTATTTATgtcttttaaaacactgaatttccagaaattaataatttaatcACGTCATGCATCTCTCCTAACAAAGTAATAAAATGCCATGTGAATCAATGTGTAATCCAGAAAAGAAATTTATTCAATGTAATTAAACATTGGTGGTAATTATAAAAGACTATGTATTTGATATGTAAACTGACACTAGTATGGCTGGAAAAGAAAATCaaacatcaataaaataaaatatatatataaacatgaacCATATGCACACTTCCAGCAGTATTTCTGGTACTCTGTCttctttatatttttaaataatttgaagcaagaagtaaaataataaacagcccTAATATTAAAGCTACATAAATAGAAATGTTGCCATTGGTTTAGACTGTCGTTGTTTTTATACATGCTGTTTCTGTATTACTATTTATAAAAATAGTTTCCTGTTTTCCTCTGTACAAACACTTATTGTTCATATAAACACCCATTATTCATGTCTGAAAACTGTAATACATATTAATATCTAACCTTTTAATAGTACTACTGAAATAATACAGCAATATGCTGCCTAGTTACACGACCTATACAAATAGCTCTTATCAACCATAAAAGAGCTGATGGAGCATACAgcttcaaattaaaaacaaacatttgaagtGATATCTGACACTTTGAATCAGGACGTACTGTAGGGGCTTGGCTAGTTGTTGTTTTGTGCCCTGCTATAATAATTGCAGCTCTTAGTTCAGGATTGGTTAATTTACAGAAGGAAAGCCTACCCAGCTTGATCCCCACACTGAAAACTGAACAACACACACTCCTAAGAGGCAGCTGGTTTTCTTTAAGAAGAACAGAGAATTTGGATACTTAAAAAAATCatgctttaaataaaaacaaggttATTCACTTGCTAGATCTCTTTTGCAGATTGAGTTAAGTGTTCAAGCTCTTGCCTGAGAACAGCAGGATGCTACATTTTGTCAGGTATGTTGTTCTATATCCCCATGGAGATACGCCTGGCATTACAGTGGAAGTAAATGATTGCATTAAATGATGTGTTGTCAACGGTAAACTATTATGGGttacaaaatagttattttacatgtCAACAGCACAGCGTTTGTTACCAGAAGTAGAAAGGTAGAAATGCAAGCACTAAATaatttgttcttttctttgaatgATGCAGGGTGAACACATCAAATGACCTTATTTGCATATCTTTCTGAGAGTGCGCAGGACTGAATTCCATCTGCAGAATGCCATTTCCTAATTTGACAGTCTCAGCGAACCACAGTGTGGGGGAAGAAGACTTCTATAGACCCTTttctgttttcagtgttttaatattGACGTTGCTTGCCATGCTCGTTATTGCCACCTTTGTATGGAATGTGCTGGTACTTGTGACGATCCTCAGGGTAAGAACTTTTCACCGTGTGCCCCACAACCTGGTTGCTTCTATGGCTATCTCTGATGTAATGGTTGCAGCACTTGTGATGCCTCTCAGTTTGGTGCATGAACTCAATGGTCGGCACTGGAGACTGGGGAGGGTGCTTTGCCAAGTATGGATATCATTTGATGTCCTCTGCTGCACAGCAAGCATCTGGAATGTTACAGCCATTGCCTTGGACCGCTACTGGTCAATCACCAGACACTTAGAATACACACTGAAAACCAGGAAAAGAATTTCAAACATCATGATTGTTATAACATGGGTTTTGTCTGCAGTAATCTCACTTTCCCCGCTGTTTGGTTGGGGAGAGATATACTCAGAAAATGAAGAGCAGTGCCAAGTTAGCCAAGAGCCTTCGTACACCATCTTTTCAACATGTGGAGCCTTTTATGTCCCCCTGTGTGTCGTCCTATTTGTGTATTGGAAGATTTATAAAGCTGCCAAATTCAGAATTGGATCCCGTAACAAAAATACTATAACACCCATGGCTGACGTTGTGCAGGTAGgttgatatctatctatctatctatctatctatctatctgtctatctatctatctatcacttAACAATCTGTAACAGTATCTAAACAATATTTTATCTAAATACCAATGCTCTTTATTGACTCCCTTTTTAACTTCACTTGATATAATAACACATGCAGTCAGGTTTTAGGGTAGCAGTGTTCtagttaagatcattaaaatagaccctccctgtggcaaagtgccctgcccctttgtttatttatttattatgatttttttattacggcgaaagacgatttttgttatttgttattttgtgtttaaaaacctcgtgaggatgcgtgactgatcagctagtgatttatttaactagctgacagtcacgcacccttactaaactcgtgcagactgtggccgaggggtaataagataattaacaactagttaacccctcggccagaatataagaacctgcagctgtccgcacTGGGGggagagagtgtcagaggagagacgtaagtctgtaGGAGAACAACgagaattaacaattgctatatacatgctggctaaaaaccagcacgatacttgttagtttcggtttgtttggccaatgcgccgttttgttttgtggtgtttgtttgtttaaatctttttgtttgt
The Acipenser ruthenus chromosome 3, fAciRut3.2 maternal haplotype, whole genome shotgun sequence genome window above contains:
- the LOC117435554 gene encoding 5-hydroxytryptamine receptor 5A; the encoded protein is MPFPNLTVSANHSVGEEDFYRPFSVFSVLILTLLAMLVIATFVWNVLVLVTILRVRTFHRVPHNLVASMAISDVMVAALVMPLSLVHELNGRHWRLGRVLCQVWISFDVLCCTASIWNVTAIALDRYWSITRHLEYTLKTRKRISNIMIVITWVLSAVISLSPLFGWGEIYSENEEQCQVSQEPSYTIFSTCGAFYVPLCVVLFVYWKIYKAAKFRIGSRNKNTITPMADVVQVKEASHQPQRVFTVRHATVTFQTDGDTWREQKEKKAALMVGILIGVFVLCWIPFFITELINPLCSCDIPPIWKSIFLWLGYSNSFFNPLIYTAFNKNYNNAFRNLFSRQR